The sequence below is a genomic window from Bosea sp. F3-2.
CGGTTGCTGCGGATCGCGCCCGGCCTGATCGCGGCGACGCTGGTCGTCGCCCTGCTGATCGGCGGGCTGATGACGAATCTCGATCTCGCGGCCTATTTCAGGGATCCGCGGTTGTGGCGCTTCATCAGCGCGACGCTGACCAGCTTCAAGAGCGCGGCCGCCCTGCCGGGCGTGTTCGAGGGCAATCCGCTGCAATTCCCGATGGGGACGGTGTGGACGCTGAAATACGAGACGCTGTGCTATCTCGGCGTTCTGATCGCGGGCGTCGCCGGCCTGCTCGCCAAGCCGCGGCTGGCCTTGGCTACCCTTGCAGCGCTCACTTTGGCCGTGGTCCTGCGCGAGGTGCTGATACCCGACGGACCGAAGGGCGCGGAGACGGCCCTGCGCCTGCCGCTGATCTTCCTCGCTGGCGGCGTGGTCTATCTCTATCGCGAGCGGGTGACGCTCTCGCTGCCGTTGCTGGCGCTCGCGCTTCTCGCGCTGGTCCCGCTCGCCTTCACGCCGCTCTACAAGGCGGCGCTTTACCTCGTCACGGCCTGGGGCGTTATCGTGATCGCGCTTGCCCCGGCGTTGACGCGCCGCTCGGTCGAGCCGCCGGCCGACCTGTCCTACGGCGTCTATCTCTATGGCTGGCCGGTGCAGCAGGCTCTGCACGCGCTGTTCCCGGCCCTGGGCGCGGTCGCGCTGCTCTGGCCCTCGCTGGCCGTGACCTTCGTGATCGCGGCCTTGTCCTGGTTCCTGGTCGAAAAGCCGGCGCTCGGCCTCAAGCGCCGGTTGCTGCGCGCGTCCTGACCGTGGCGACGAACTCCGCGATCCGCTCGCTCATGAGAAGCGGCAGGAGCGGAGCGAGCCGTTCACGGGGAAGCTCCCACCAGCGGCTCTCGAGAAGTGCCGCGACCGTCGCTTCATCGAAGCGCAACCTGACGATGCGGGCCGGATTGCCGGCGACGATTGCATAGGGCGGCACGTCGCGCGTCACCACGGCCCGCGCCGCCACCACGGCGCCATGGCCGATGCGGACGCCGGACATGATCATGCATTGCGAGCCGAGCCAGACGTCGTGACCGATGACGACGTCGCCACGCGTGGTGTCGTGGCCGGTCATGCCCGCCGTCTCCGGCCAGAGACGCGGCAGGGCCGGGAAGGGGTAGGTGGTCGCCCAGTCGAGCCGGTGATTGCCGCCCAGCAGGATCTCGACGCCGTCGGCGATCGAGCCGTAGCGGCCGATGGCAAGCTTCGCGCCGCTTTCAGGGAAGCGCACCTTCGGCCGGCCATAGGTATAGAGGCCGAAGACGAACTGGCCCGGCCGCCGGGCGGTGAGATGCGCCAGATGCAGTCGGGTCTGGTTGTCCGGATTCAAGCGCTTGCGCAGCCAGCCGCGCGGGACGGCGGGCAGCCCTGCCCACCATCCCTGCAGGCGCGAAGGGCGCCAGTCGCGATCCTCGGGAGCGATGACGCCCTCCAGATCAGAGGGCATCGGCCTTGAGGTCGATCTTGTCGAAGATCTCCGTCGGCTCGGTCATGGTGATGACGTCGGCGAGGCCGAGGCCGGTCTGCGACTTGGCGCTGGCCTGGACGTTGAGCGTGCCCGGCTTGGCGACGAAGCGCGAGACCGCTGCCGTCAGGGTCTTGGCGGCGTCGGAGGGGCCGAGGATCGCGGCGAGGCCGAGGCTTGCGACCATCGCATATTGCTGACGGACCTCCTCGACCTTGCGCTTCGACTTGCGGGCCTCGTTCTCGATCAGCTTCTCGACCAGGCCGAAGTTCTGCAGCTTGACCTGCAGATTGCGCGCGGTCGCGCCGAGCGCGGCCACCTGGGCGAGGGCGAGGTCGCTGGAGAACAGATCCTTCGTGACGTTTCCGAGCGTGCCGGAAGCGTCGAGCTGGACGAGGCCGGCGCTGCCCAGGGACAGGCTGCGGATGGCGATCTCGTTCTTCGCCGCCTCCCAGGCCAGGTCGAGCTTGGCGGAGAGATCGAGCGAGCGGATGCCCATCGCGATCATGTCCTTGGCGGCCGGGTTGCTGGCCGTGTCGACGATCGGGGTGACGAGGTGGTCGATGGTCAGCCCAAGGCTGGTCGGGATGCCGTTGAGCTGCTCGCCGGCCCTGATCTCGAAGGTTCCGAGCGCGATCTTGAT
It includes:
- a CDS encoding acyltransferase, producing the protein MIWRAPRVAKALANPHNNFGLLRLAMAVAVVISHAFSVTDGRVEQEPWFATTGFTLGEHAVNGFFAISGFLVTMSFLRRGWRDYVLARLLRIAPGLIAATLVVALLIGGLMTNLDLAAYFRDPRLWRFISATLTSFKSAAALPGVFEGNPLQFPMGTVWTLKYETLCYLGVLIAGVAGLLAKPRLALATLAALTLAVVLREVLIPDGPKGAETALRLPLIFLAGGVVYLYRERVTLSLPLLALALLALVPLAFTPLYKAALYLVTAWGVIVIALAPALTRRSVEPPADLSYGVYLYGWPVQQALHALFPALGAVALLWPSLAVTFVIAALSWFLVEKPALGLKRRLLRAS
- a CDS encoding CatB-related O-acetyltransferase, encoding MPSDLEGVIAPEDRDWRPSRLQGWWAGLPAVPRGWLRKRLNPDNQTRLHLAHLTARRPGQFVFGLYTYGRPKVRFPESGAKLAIGRYGSIADGVEILLGGNHRLDWATTYPFPALPRLWPETAGMTGHDTTRGDVVIGHDVWLGSQCMIMSGVRIGHGAVVAARAVVTRDVPPYAIVAGNPARIVRLRFDEATVAALLESRWWELPRERLAPLLPLLMSERIAEFVATVRTRAATGA